The following proteins are co-located in the Cydia fagiglandana chromosome 2, ilCydFagi1.1, whole genome shotgun sequence genome:
- the LOC134671963 gene encoding uncharacterized protein LOC134671963 yields MGWGMGLTAASGVMAVEVCTPLLLLCWLCCWPDDGSDSSSSGHPRKPVLVRNDGSRRSSGLRARTFGSSAVSLHLPSTSGSPSLAARSHDDLTLARASAPEVIREVLTRRDWDRSARELFIPLRPDPETFSSPHSPRSPVAPRATPEDLGLDPPCKKHHTNIKGRKELRAAPPERDEESPSTFYIGDNETDKFVVEERPICSAKQEKQCMNESIRCKERPWRLAAAGPGLPGLAVDEVDALDALVAAPNALDTTPDPLDSLDSTPDALDRSGAMHHALDSRAAADMGYARIVPLSPISVDVVGYEYEGGAYGDEADRFTLVPSTPVAPGAPAARARHASDGDILGPAPRPESGAFSESDVDLEQRLALQAEELQGHEEFRERKPLAPHSTRIDRHLWERCGETPIDQQIKRRKWNWIGHTLRRDCDHIPRQALDWNPQGKRKRGRPKQSWRRTIIAEAASIGKTWSEMKRVAQDRTGWRSTVDALCPI; encoded by the exons ATGGGGTGGGGGATGGGCTTGACGGCGGCGAGCGGTGTGATGGCGGTGGAGGTGTGCACGCCGCTGCTGCTGCTCTGCTGGCTCTGCTGCTGGCCCGACGACGGCTCTG ACTCCTCCAGCTCAGGGCATCCTCGCAAGCCTGTCTTAGTCCGTAATG ATGGATCGAGGCGGTCATCAGGACTGCGCGCACGCACCTTTGGAAGCAGCGCCGTGTCATTGCATCTGCCCAGCACCTCCG GGTCCCCGAGCCTGGCTGCGCGGAGCCACGACGACCTAACTTTAGCGCGGGCCTCCGCACCAGAAGTGATACGAGAGGTGCTCACTCGGCGCGACTGGGACCGCTCCGCGCGTGAACTCTTCATCCCGCTGCGGCCCGACCCCGAGACCTTCTCCTCCCCCCACTCGCCCCGCAGTCCCGTCGCCCCTCGCGCGACCCCTGAGGACCTAGGTCTTGACCCACCTTGCAAGAAACACCACACGAATATTAAGGGGCGTAAGGAACTGCGCGCGGCACCTCCGGAGCGTGACGAGGAAAGCCCATCAACTTTTTACATCGGTGACAACGAAACTGATAAAT ttgtagtggAAGAAAGACCGATATGctccgcgaaacaagaaaagcAATGCATGAACGAGTCGATCCGCTGCAAGGAGCGGCCCTGGCGGCTGGCGGCGGCGGGCCCGGGGCTGCCCGGGCTAGCAGTGGATGAGGTGGACGCTCTGGACGCGCTGGTCGCGGCCCCGAATGCGTTGGACACGACACCGGACCCGCTGGACTCGCTGGATTCCACGCCGGACGCGCTGGACCGCTCGGGAGCCATGCACCATGCACTAGACTCCCGCGCCGCAGCTGATATGGGCTACGCTCGGATTGTGCCGCTCTCGCCAATTTCTGTCG ATGTAGTAGGCTACGAGTACGAAGGCGGTGCGTACGGCGACGAGGCGGATCGGTTCACGCTGGTGCCCTCTACACCCGTGGCGCCTGGGGCGCCCGCGGCACGCGCCCGCCACGCCTCCGACGGGGACATCCTGGGGCCCGCGCCACGCCCCGAGTCTGGTGCCTTCTCTG AGAGCGACGTTGACTTGGAGCAGCGATTGGCTCTGCAGGCTGAGGAACTCCAAGGACACGAGGAGTTTCGGGAACGGAAGCCGCTGGCACCGCACTCTACACGCATCGACCGCC ATCTGTGGGAACGCTGTGGTGAGACTCCGATCGACCAGCAGATCAAACGCCGCAAGTGGAACTGGATCGGCCACACGTTGCGAAGGGATTGCGATCACATCCCGAGGCAAGCCCTCGACTGGAATCCCCAAGGAAAGCGGAAACGTGGCCGCCCTAAGCAATCCTGGCGACGGACGATCATCGCAGAGGCGGCGAGCATTGGCAAGACGTGGAGCGAAATGAAGCGCGTAGCCCAAGACCGAACGGGATGGCGTAGCACTGTGGATGCCCTCTGCCCCATCTAG
- the LOC134679650 gene encoding uncharacterized protein LOC134679650: MPVVIPATLAPRAPAGVRAREALVPAGVGGARAREALTAAGVSARARQALAAVGAERARAREAGMRRRFQFALNAQLSQSLFSANQIHLRYKWLDGRLVGAWPTPRWEWIPSGRDAARDRFGPEHRDPLQLPAFELPPRFHPPTPPNMHFTHMDLHHAVAGGPRAGGGAVGAPGASSSSSGTSGAVGAGAAVLALAALVLLARALERCLDQRFFKLLRRRSDEWFTPNVLATSHHMREEGTMDGAVPESPDLPLGDPPPPYSMCLPKSPQASSIAEPPPPYSACYVAFGGPQDPIPRVYLNGPSLNSFQDTGQPVIDGDRHHAAGPEAAEVTPEDMRAGDRESDTRLAEWRSSRDTIASETAAVFPNSVA; encoded by the exons ATGCCAGTGGTGATACCGGCGACGCTGGCGCCGCGGGCGCCGGCTGGCGTGCGGGCGCGCGAGGCCCTAGTCCCGGCCGGCGTCGGCGGCGCCCGGGCGCGGGAGGCGCTCACTGCTGCGGGCGTCAGCGCGCGGGCGCGCCAGGCGCTCGCCGCCGTCGGCGCGGAGCGGGCGAGGGCGCGCGAAGCGGGCATGCGACGCCGCTTTCAGTTTGCGCTCAATGCACAGCTCTCGCAGTCACTCTTCTCTGCCAATCAGATACACCTAAGGTACAAATG GTTGGACGGGCGATTAGTGGGCGCGTGGCCGACCCCGCGCTGGGAGTGGATCCCCTCGGGCCGGGACGCGGCCCGGGACCGATTCGGTCCGGAGCACCGCGACCCCTTGCAGTTGCCCGCCTTCGAGCTGCCGCCGCGGTTCCACCCACCCACGCCGCCTAACATGCATTTCACG CATATGGATCTACACCACGCGGTAGCGGGTGGTCCACGAGCAGGCGGTGGAGCCGTAGGCGCCCCTGGTGCTAGTTCGAGCTCCAGTGGCACCAGCGGCGCGGTCGGCGCGGGGGCGGCCGTACTGGCGCTCGCGGCGCTTGTGCTGCTGGCGCGGGCGCTTGAGCGCTGCCTCGACCAGAGGTTCTTTAAAT TACTGCGGAGGCGATCAGATGAATGGTTTACACCGAACGTACTCGCTACAAGCC ATCACATGAGAGAGGAGGGGACAATGGACGGCGCAGTTCCGGAGAGCCCGGATTTGCCTTTGGGCGACCCCCCACCGCCGTACTCCATGTGCCTGCCCAAGAGTCCGCAAGCCTCTAGCATCGCAGAGCCACCGCCGCCTTACTCAGCCTGCTACGTCGCCTTTGGGGGGCCTCAGGACCCGATACCCAGAGTGTATTTGAATGGCCCCTCGTTGAACTCGTTCCAAGACACAGGCCAACCAGTAATAGATGGGGACAGGCATCATGCTGCCGGGCCTGAAGCGGCAGAGGTGACACCGGAGGACATGAGAGCCGGTGACAGAGAGTCCGATACACGTCTTGCAGAATGGAGGTCGAGTAGAGATACCATAGCTTCGGAAACAGCCGCTGTGTTTCCCAATAGTGTAGCCTAG